Proteins co-encoded in one Stenotrophomonas maltophilia genomic window:
- a CDS encoding universal stress protein — translation MYKRILIATDGSELADKGLAKGLELAKDLNAEVDIVTVSEPWAVGMYDAMGWSVGYMNSPEYKADREEGAQKVLQPALAKAAEQGITANPVHVLDRYAADGIIETAGERNSDLIVMTSHGRRGVTRVLLGSQTAEVLARSTLPVLVIR, via the coding sequence ATGTACAAGCGCATCCTGATTGCCACCGACGGGTCCGAGCTGGCCGACAAGGGCCTGGCCAAGGGTCTGGAGCTGGCCAAGGACCTCAACGCCGAGGTCGATATCGTGACTGTTTCCGAGCCGTGGGCCGTCGGCATGTACGACGCCATGGGCTGGAGCGTGGGCTACATGAACAGCCCCGAGTACAAGGCCGACCGCGAGGAAGGCGCGCAGAAGGTGCTGCAGCCGGCGCTGGCCAAGGCCGCCGAGCAGGGCATTACCGCCAACCCGGTGCATGTGCTGGACCGCTATGCGGCCGACGGCATCATCGAGACCGCCGGCGAGCGCAACAGCGACCTGATCGTGATGACCTCGCACGGCCGCCGTGGCGTGACCCGCGTGCTGCTGGGCAGCCAGACCGCCGAAGTGCTGGCACGCAGCACCCTGCCGGTGCTGGTGATCCGCTGA
- a CDS encoding NUDIX hydrolase has protein sequence MSRAAATIHIVAAVILDDRGRALVVRKHGATRFIQPGGKPEPGEAPLQALARELDEELGITLRTDAAIALGVFEDWAVNEPGHRVQAQAWWVQLDGTPQARAEIAELAWVPLQPPHGLPLAPLSEHHILPAVATRVTAR, from the coding sequence ATGAGCCGCGCCGCGGCCACGATTCACATCGTGGCCGCGGTCATCCTGGATGACCGCGGCCGGGCGCTGGTGGTGCGCAAGCACGGCGCCACCCGCTTCATCCAGCCCGGCGGAAAGCCTGAACCCGGCGAAGCGCCGCTGCAGGCGCTGGCCCGCGAGCTGGACGAGGAGCTGGGCATAACGTTGCGCACCGATGCTGCCATCGCGCTCGGTGTGTTCGAAGACTGGGCAGTGAATGAGCCCGGCCACCGCGTCCAGGCGCAGGCGTGGTGGGTGCAGCTGGATGGCACGCCGCAGGCGCGCGCCGAGATCGCCGAACTGGCCTGGGTGCCGCTGCAGCCGCCGCATGGCCTGCCCTTGGCACCCTTGAGCGAACACCATATCCTGCCGGCGGTCGCCACCCGGGTGACGGCCCGCTGA
- the hemF gene encoding oxygen-dependent coproporphyrinogen oxidase, which produces MNDFERVRAYLTDLQDRICAAIEAADGQARFQEDLWQRAEGGGGRTRVLRDGAVFEQAGIGFSDVAGSRLPPSASANRPELAGASWRATGVSLVFHPLNPYVPTTHANVRFFQAQRDGEVVASWFGGGFDLTPFYPFDEDVQHWHRVARDLCAPFGDERYAAHKRWCDEYFFLRHRNETRGVGGLFFDDLHGDFERDFDYLRAVGDGFLDAYLPIVQQRKDTPHGEREREFQLYRRGRYVEFNLVYDRGTLFGLQSGGRSESILMSLPPRVRWEYGFAPEPGSAEARLADYLVPRDWL; this is translated from the coding sequence ATGAACGATTTCGAGCGCGTGCGCGCCTACCTCACCGACCTGCAGGACCGCATCTGTGCGGCGATCGAGGCCGCCGACGGCCAGGCCCGCTTCCAGGAGGACCTGTGGCAGCGTGCCGAGGGCGGTGGCGGGCGCACCCGCGTGCTGCGCGACGGCGCGGTGTTCGAACAGGCCGGCATCGGCTTCTCCGACGTGGCCGGCAGCCGCCTGCCGCCGTCGGCCTCGGCCAACCGCCCGGAACTGGCCGGCGCCTCCTGGCGCGCCACCGGCGTGTCGCTGGTGTTCCACCCGCTCAACCCCTACGTGCCCACTACCCACGCCAACGTGCGCTTCTTCCAGGCGCAGCGCGACGGCGAGGTGGTGGCCAGCTGGTTCGGCGGCGGCTTCGACCTGACCCCGTTCTACCCGTTCGATGAAGACGTGCAGCATTGGCACCGCGTCGCACGCGACCTGTGCGCGCCGTTCGGCGACGAACGCTACGCCGCGCACAAGCGTTGGTGCGACGAGTACTTCTTCCTGCGCCACCGCAACGAGACGCGCGGTGTAGGCGGGCTGTTCTTCGATGACCTGCACGGCGATTTCGAGCGCGATTTCGACTATCTGCGTGCGGTCGGTGATGGCTTCCTCGATGCCTACCTGCCGATCGTGCAGCAGCGCAAGGACACGCCCCATGGCGAACGCGAGCGCGAGTTCCAGCTGTACCGTCGCGGTCGCTATGTGGAGTTCAACCTGGTCTACGACCGCGGCACGCTGTTCGGCCTGCAGAGTGGCGGCCGCAGCGAGAGCATCCTGATGAGCCTGCCGCCACGGGTGCGCTGGGAGTACGGCTTCGCGCCGGAGCCCGGCAGCGCCGAGGCACGCCTGGCCGATTACCTGGTGCCGCGCGACTGGCTCTGA
- a CDS encoding RNA polymerase sigma factor, whose translation MSLLGGALAALRGRHRDVPVEPAPAADDERALVSAIIDGSQAAFAQLVQAHQRTCAHVIGRMVGDRDQVADLLQETFLAVFRQLHRFRFESSLRTWVSRVAYTTALQYLRRRRLEAQWMVAVEVPEELGAGDEGPGPAELSEALQAGRQLGAALERLSPPQRLIVGLHYLEDFDLAEIEQVTGLARGTIKSHLFRARQVLKQELTRHATAGELL comes from the coding sequence ATGAGCCTGCTGGGCGGAGCACTGGCGGCATTGCGGGGGCGTCACCGCGACGTCCCCGTCGAACCGGCACCGGCCGCGGACGACGAGCGCGCGCTGGTCAGCGCGATCATCGATGGCTCGCAAGCGGCCTTCGCGCAGCTGGTGCAGGCCCACCAACGCACCTGCGCGCATGTGATCGGGCGCATGGTCGGTGACCGCGACCAGGTGGCCGACCTGCTGCAGGAGACCTTCCTGGCGGTGTTCCGCCAGCTGCACCGGTTCCGCTTTGAATCCTCGTTGCGCACCTGGGTCTCGCGGGTGGCCTACACCACGGCGCTGCAGTACCTGCGGCGGCGACGGCTGGAAGCGCAATGGATGGTGGCCGTGGAGGTGCCCGAGGAACTGGGCGCCGGTGATGAAGGCCCTGGGCCGGCGGAGCTGAGCGAGGCGTTGCAGGCCGGGCGCCAGCTGGGCGCGGCACTGGAACGGCTGAGCCCGCCACAGCGCCTGATCGTCGGGCTTCATTATCTGGAAGATTTCGATCTGGCCGAGATCGAACAGGTGACCGGGCTGGCACGCGGTACCATCAAGAGCCACCTGTTCCGCGCGCGCCAGGTCCTGAAACAGGAACTGACGCGGCACGCCACCGCCGGAGAACTGCTGTGA
- a CDS encoding DUF421 domain-containing protein, whose product MPDLFALAMPWWEFILRAVVVYVVVLGMVRLSGKRPLGQITPFDVLLVVLLGNAVQNALLGTDTSLGGGLLLAATLILLNYGVGWVSTRSRRIERLVEGEPVVIARDGRLFDAVLRREQVTRADFEAAMRQQGCLGVEDVELALLEINGHITIIPRKNT is encoded by the coding sequence ATGCCCGATCTGTTCGCACTGGCGATGCCGTGGTGGGAATTCATCCTGCGCGCGGTGGTGGTGTATGTCGTGGTGCTGGGCATGGTCCGGCTCAGCGGCAAGCGCCCGCTGGGGCAGATCACCCCGTTCGACGTGCTGCTGGTGGTGCTGCTGGGCAATGCGGTGCAGAACGCGCTGCTGGGCACCGACACCTCGCTGGGCGGCGGCCTGCTGCTGGCGGCGACGCTGATCCTGCTCAACTACGGGGTGGGCTGGGTGAGCACCCGCAGCCGCCGTATCGAGCGCCTGGTCGAGGGCGAACCGGTGGTGATCGCGCGCGATGGGCGCCTGTTCGACGCCGTTCTGCGCCGTGAGCAGGTCACCCGTGCGGATTTCGAGGCCGCCATGCGCCAGCAGGGCTGCCTGGGCGTGGAGGATGTGGAGCTGGCCCTGCTGGAGATCAACGGGCACATCACCATCATCCCCCGGAAGAACACCTGA
- the polA gene encoding DNA polymerase I: protein MSRLVLIDGSSYLYRAFHALPPLSNAQGEPTGALFGVVNMLRSTLKERPAYVAFVVDAPGKTFRDDLYEQYKANRPPMPDELRSQVEPMCRIVEALGISILRVPGVEADDVIGTLALQGVAQDLKVTISTGDKDFAQLVRPGIELVNTMTGSRMDSDAAVMDKFGVRADQIIDLLALMGDTVDNVPGVEKCGPKTAAKWLAEYQHLDGVMAAAPTMKGKIGENLRAALERLPLNRELVTIRTDVELEASPTTLALREQDVPVLTELYARYGFTQALKELGAPLPAPAAASEATPSLRGTAAGFARGSAEAPAAGTLDPALAAPGEYETVLTGEQLQAWVERLQQAELISFDTETDALDAMRARLVGISLAVEPGRAAYIPVGHDYPGAPAQLPMQQVLDALRPVLQDPAKKKLGQHGKYDLHVLRRHGVDVQGYHDDTMLESFVLNSTATRHDMDSLALRYLGYSTIKFEDVAGKGAKQIPFSQVGIDEASRYAAEDADITLRLHRALQPQLLAEPALDSVYRDIEMPLVPVLTTIEANGVRIDTDELRRQSQDLSSRMLAAQQKATELAGRSFNLDSPKQLQAVLFDELKLPAVVKTPKGQPSTNEEALEAIADQHELPRVILDYRGLAKLRSTYTDKLPEMVNPDTGRVHTSYHQSGAATGRLSSSDPNLQNIPIRTEDGRRIRRAFIAPEGFQLLAADYSQIEVRIMAHLSEDPGLVRAFEQGADVHRATAAEVFGRTLEEVTPNERRAAKAINFGLMYGMSAFGLARNLGIDRGQAQDYVALYFSRYPGVRDFMERMRQQARDQGYVETLFGRRLYLNDIHARNQGLRAGAERAAINAPMQGTAADIIKRAMVDVDQWLRDSGAPARMILQVHDELVFETESSFVEDLRLQVVERMSQAAQLRVPLVVDTGIGNNWDEAH from the coding sequence ATGAGCAGATTAGTCCTGATCGACGGGTCCAGTTACCTGTACCGCGCGTTCCACGCGCTGCCGCCCCTGTCCAATGCACAGGGTGAACCCACCGGCGCGCTGTTCGGCGTGGTCAACATGCTGCGTTCCACGCTGAAGGAACGTCCGGCCTACGTGGCGTTCGTGGTGGATGCGCCGGGCAAGACCTTCCGCGACGACCTGTACGAGCAGTACAAGGCCAACCGCCCGCCGATGCCCGACGAGCTGCGCAGCCAGGTCGAGCCGATGTGCCGCATCGTCGAGGCGCTGGGCATCAGCATCCTGCGCGTGCCCGGCGTGGAAGCCGACGATGTGATCGGCACGCTGGCGCTGCAGGGCGTGGCGCAGGACTTGAAGGTGACCATCTCCACCGGCGACAAGGACTTCGCGCAGCTGGTGCGCCCGGGCATCGAGCTGGTCAACACCATGACCGGCAGCCGCATGGATTCGGACGCGGCGGTGATGGACAAGTTCGGCGTGCGCGCCGACCAGATCATCGACCTGCTGGCGCTGATGGGCGACACCGTCGACAACGTGCCGGGCGTTGAGAAGTGCGGGCCGAAGACCGCGGCCAAGTGGCTGGCCGAGTATCAGCACCTGGACGGGGTGATGGCCGCTGCGCCGACCATGAAGGGCAAGATCGGCGAGAACCTGCGCGCCGCGCTGGAGCGCCTGCCGCTGAACCGCGAGCTGGTGACCATCCGTACCGATGTGGAGCTGGAGGCCAGCCCGACCACGCTGGCGCTGCGCGAGCAGGACGTGCCGGTGTTGACCGAGTTGTACGCACGCTACGGCTTCACCCAGGCACTGAAGGAACTGGGTGCGCCGCTGCCGGCACCGGCGGCGGCCAGCGAAGCCACGCCGAGCCTGCGCGGCACCGCCGCCGGCTTCGCCCGTGGCAGCGCCGAGGCCCCGGCGGCCGGTACGCTGGACCCGGCGCTGGCCGCACCGGGTGAGTACGAGACCGTGCTCACCGGCGAGCAGCTGCAGGCCTGGGTCGAGCGCCTGCAGCAGGCCGAGCTGATCAGCTTCGACACCGAGACCGACGCACTGGATGCGATGCGCGCGCGCCTGGTCGGCATCAGCCTGGCGGTCGAGCCGGGCAGGGCCGCCTACATTCCGGTCGGCCACGATTACCCCGGGGCGCCGGCGCAGCTGCCGATGCAGCAGGTGCTCGATGCCCTGCGCCCGGTGCTGCAGGACCCGGCGAAGAAGAAGCTGGGCCAGCACGGCAAGTACGACCTGCACGTGCTGCGCCGCCATGGCGTGGACGTACAGGGCTACCACGACGACACGATGCTGGAGAGCTTCGTGCTCAACTCCACCGCCACCCGCCACGACATGGATTCGCTGGCGCTGCGCTACCTGGGCTACAGCACCATCAAGTTCGAGGATGTGGCCGGCAAGGGCGCCAAGCAGATTCCGTTCTCGCAGGTGGGCATCGACGAAGCCAGCCGCTATGCGGCCGAAGACGCCGACATCACCCTGCGCCTGCACCGCGCGCTGCAGCCCCAGCTGCTGGCCGAGCCGGCGCTGGACAGCGTGTACCGCGACATCGAGATGCCGCTGGTGCCGGTGCTGACCACGATTGAAGCCAACGGCGTGCGGATCGACACCGACGAGCTGCGCCGGCAGAGCCAGGACCTGTCATCGCGGATGCTGGCCGCGCAGCAGAAGGCCACCGAGCTGGCCGGGCGCAGCTTCAACCTGGATTCGCCCAAGCAGCTGCAGGCGGTGCTGTTCGACGAGCTGAAGCTGCCGGCGGTGGTGAAGACCCCGAAGGGCCAGCCCAGCACCAATGAAGAGGCGCTGGAGGCGATTGCCGACCAGCACGAACTGCCGCGGGTGATCCTGGACTACCGTGGCCTGGCCAAGCTGCGCAGCACCTATACCGACAAGCTGCCGGAGATGGTCAACCCGGACACCGGCCGGGTGCATACCAGCTACCACCAGTCCGGTGCCGCCACCGGCCGCCTGTCCTCATCGGACCCGAACCTGCAGAACATCCCGATCCGCACCGAAGATGGCCGCCGCATCCGCCGCGCGTTCATCGCACCAGAGGGCTTCCAGCTGCTGGCGGCCGACTATTCGCAGATCGAAGTGCGGATCATGGCCCACCTCTCCGAGGACCCGGGTCTGGTGCGTGCCTTCGAGCAGGGCGCCGACGTGCACCGTGCCACCGCTGCCGAGGTGTTCGGGCGCACGCTGGAGGAGGTGACTCCGAACGAGCGCCGCGCCGCCAAGGCGATCAACTTCGGCCTGATGTACGGCATGAGCGCCTTCGGCCTGGCCCGCAACCTGGGCATCGACCGTGGCCAGGCGCAGGACTATGTGGCGCTGTACTTCAGCCGCTACCCGGGCGTGCGCGACTTCATGGAGCGGATGCGCCAGCAGGCCCGCGACCAGGGCTACGTGGAAACCCTGTTCGGCCGCCGCCTATACCTGAACGACATTCATGCCCGCAACCAGGGCCTGCGCGCCGGTGCCGAGCGTGCCGCGATCAATGCGCCGATGCAGGGCACCGCCGCCGACATCATCAAGCGAGCGATGGTGGACGTGGACCAATGGCTGCGTGACAGCGGCGCACCGGCGCGGATGATCCTGCAGGTGCACGACGAACTGGTGTTCGAAACCGAAAGTAGTTTCGTCGAAGACTTGCGTTTGCAGGTGGTGGAACGCATGTCGCAAGCGGCCCAATTGCGGGTGCCGCTGGTGGTCGATACCGGGATCGGCAACAACTGGGATGAAGCGCACTGA
- a CDS encoding cytochrome ubiquinol oxidase subunit I, protein MDALLLSRIQFGFVISFHVLFPAFTIGTASWLAFIEWRWLRTRLPVWRELYFFWQKIFAVSFGMGVVSGIVMAFQFGTNWPRLSEVAGTVIGPLLTYEVLTAFFLEASFLGVMMFGWGRVSPRLHFLSTCMVALGTLFSTFWILSSNSWLHTPAGYEMINGIVHPVDWWQVVFNPSFPYRLAHMALGSFITTCFVIGGVGAWYLRKGTHVEAGRRMLIAAVAFAALTVPVQIFVGDMHGLNTLKHQPMKIAAMEAHWHETREGEGVPLVVFALPNEKEERNDFEVAIPKLGSVILTHSLDGSFDPLTSVPASERPPVTPVFFAFRIMVGLGTLMLLLAWVSAFQLWRNKLLDSPWLLRSWNWMLPSGFIALLSGWFVTEMGRQPWVVYGVLRTADAVGPQSAWMTALSLGVYVVGYAFVFGWGIWYLVKILRHGPQPFAEGPSLDHGSHTPARPLSAADEPLEER, encoded by the coding sequence TTGGACGCGTTGTTGTTGTCCCGGATCCAGTTCGGATTCGTCATCAGTTTCCACGTGCTGTTCCCCGCCTTCACCATCGGCACCGCCAGCTGGCTGGCCTTCATCGAATGGCGCTGGCTGCGCACCAGGCTGCCGGTGTGGCGCGAGCTGTATTTCTTCTGGCAGAAGATCTTCGCGGTGTCGTTCGGCATGGGCGTGGTCAGCGGCATTGTCATGGCCTTCCAGTTCGGCACCAACTGGCCGCGGCTGAGTGAGGTGGCCGGCACCGTGATCGGTCCGCTGCTGACCTATGAAGTGCTGACCGCGTTCTTCCTGGAGGCCAGCTTCCTGGGCGTGATGATGTTCGGCTGGGGCCGGGTCTCGCCGCGCCTGCATTTCCTGTCCACCTGCATGGTGGCGCTGGGCACGCTGTTCTCCACGTTCTGGATCCTCTCGTCCAACAGCTGGCTGCATACGCCGGCCGGCTACGAAATGATCAACGGCATCGTGCATCCGGTGGACTGGTGGCAGGTGGTGTTCAACCCCTCGTTCCCGTACCGCCTGGCGCACATGGCGCTGGGCTCGTTCATCACTACCTGTTTCGTGATTGGTGGTGTGGGTGCGTGGTACCTGCGCAAGGGCACGCACGTGGAAGCGGGCCGGCGCATGCTGATCGCCGCCGTGGCATTCGCGGCGCTGACCGTGCCGGTGCAGATCTTCGTCGGCGACATGCACGGCCTCAACACGCTCAAGCACCAGCCGATGAAGATCGCGGCGATGGAAGCGCACTGGCATGAAACCCGGGAAGGCGAGGGCGTGCCGCTGGTGGTGTTCGCGCTGCCCAACGAAAAGGAAGAGCGCAACGATTTCGAAGTGGCCATCCCCAAGCTGGGCAGCGTGATCCTCACCCATTCGCTGGACGGTAGCTTCGATCCGCTCACCTCGGTGCCGGCCAGCGAACGACCGCCGGTGACGCCGGTGTTCTTCGCCTTCCGCATCATGGTCGGGCTGGGCACATTGATGTTGCTGCTGGCCTGGGTCTCGGCGTTCCAGTTGTGGCGCAACAAACTGCTGGATTCACCGTGGCTGCTGCGCAGCTGGAACTGGATGCTGCCCAGCGGCTTCATCGCGCTGCTGTCGGGCTGGTTCGTGACCGAGATGGGGCGCCAGCCGTGGGTGGTGTACGGCGTGCTGCGCACCGCCGATGCGGTCGGCCCGCAGAGTGCGTGGATGACCGCGCTGTCGCTGGGTGTCTACGTGGTCGGTTACGCGTTCGTGTTCGGCTGGGGCATCTGGTACCTGGTGAAGATCCTGCGCCATGGGCCGCAGCCCTTCGCCGAAGGGCCGTCGCTGGATCATGGCAGCCACACCCCGGCGCGCCCGCTGTCGGCTGCCGACGAGCCGCTGGAGGAGCGCTGA
- a CDS encoding S9 family peptidase yields MSRVLPLSLLLSAMLAAPAAHAAPTPITIEQAMADPDWIGPPVEKAWWSWNSQQVEYQLKRNGSPVRDTFRQPLAGGVAAQVADDQRGTLDVAEPVYDRSRSRSAFVRNGDVFVRDLRSGALTQLTRSNERAGNVNFAADNGVIWRVGQNWFHWTAASGVQQVASLKAEKDPRTAPKADVLRDQQLRTLETLRRDRDQREALKDQDQRWRQADPTRAPGPVYLGADVEIGDSVLSPDLTHLIVVTKPKDFDDGRTSKMPLYVTESGYEETEDTRTRVGRNGFEPHTLWYVDVRTGKAEKVSLASLPGIGTDPLAELRRKAGKDALKGERSVQVMSDFMGGGIRWSADGQQAAVMLRANDNKDRWIISVNAADGRVQNRHRLTDNAWINWGFNDFGWMADGRTLWLLSEESGFSHLYTQAGSAKPQALTSGKWETSAPVPSADGKGFYFLCNQQAPHDYEVCAVDTGSRQVRELTSLNGVEDFSLSPDGQQLLVRYSGAYLPPQLAVLPSAGGQTRVLTDTRTADYKARQWIQPKLVAVPSKHGAGVVWAKYYEPETKEPGKKYPIVMFVHGAGYLQNVHQRYPAYFREQMFHNLLVQKGYIVLDMDYRGSEGYGRDWRTAIYRNMGHPELEDYKDGLDWLVDTQQGDRDHAGIYGGSYGGFMTFMALFRAPGTFKAGAALRPVVDWHNYNHGYTSNILNTPDIDPEAYRVSSPIEYAQNLQDNLLIAHGMMDDNVFFQDSVNLTQRLIELHKDNWSIAPYPLERHGYVRADSWLDQYKRILKLFEQNLK; encoded by the coding sequence ATGTCCCGAGTGCTGCCCCTGTCCCTCCTGCTGTCGGCCATGCTGGCCGCACCGGCCGCGCATGCTGCGCCGACGCCGATCACCATCGAACAGGCCATGGCCGACCCGGACTGGATCGGTCCGCCGGTCGAAAAGGCCTGGTGGTCGTGGAATAGCCAGCAGGTGGAGTACCAGCTCAAGCGCAACGGCAGCCCGGTGCGCGACACCTTCCGCCAGCCGCTGGCCGGTGGCGTGGCCGCGCAGGTGGCCGATGACCAGCGCGGCACCCTTGACGTGGCCGAGCCGGTCTACGACCGCAGCCGCAGCCGCAGCGCCTTCGTGCGCAATGGCGATGTGTTCGTGCGCGACCTGCGCAGCGGCGCACTGACCCAGCTGACCCGCAGCAACGAGCGCGCGGGCAACGTGAACTTCGCCGCCGACAACGGCGTGATCTGGCGTGTCGGCCAGAACTGGTTCCACTGGACCGCCGCCAGCGGCGTGCAGCAGGTGGCCAGCCTGAAGGCCGAGAAGGACCCGCGCACGGCGCCGAAGGCCGATGTGCTGCGCGATCAGCAGCTGCGCACCCTGGAAACCCTGCGCCGCGACCGTGACCAGCGCGAAGCGCTGAAGGACCAGGACCAGCGCTGGCGCCAGGCTGACCCGACCCGCGCGCCGGGCCCGGTGTACCTGGGCGCCGACGTGGAGATCGGTGACAGCGTGCTGTCGCCGGACCTGACCCACCTGATCGTGGTGACCAAGCCGAAGGACTTCGACGACGGCCGCACCAGCAAGATGCCGCTGTACGTGACCGAATCGGGCTACGAGGAAACCGAGGACACCCGCACCCGCGTCGGCCGCAACGGCTTCGAACCGCACACCCTGTGGTACGTGGACGTGCGCACCGGCAAGGCCGAGAAGGTCTCGCTGGCCAGCCTGCCAGGCATCGGCACCGACCCGCTGGCCGAGCTGCGCCGCAAGGCCGGCAAGGATGCGCTGAAGGGCGAGCGCAGCGTGCAGGTGATGAGCGACTTCATGGGCGGTGGGATCCGCTGGAGCGCCGATGGCCAGCAGGCCGCGGTGATGCTGCGTGCCAACGACAACAAGGACCGCTGGATCATCAGCGTCAACGCAGCCGATGGCCGCGTGCAGAACCGCCATCGCCTGACCGACAACGCCTGGATCAACTGGGGCTTCAACGATTTCGGCTGGATGGCCGACGGCCGCACGCTGTGGCTGCTGTCCGAGGAATCGGGCTTCTCGCACCTGTACACCCAGGCCGGCAGCGCCAAGCCGCAGGCGCTGACCAGCGGCAAGTGGGAAACCTCGGCGCCGGTGCCGTCGGCCGATGGCAAGGGGTTCTACTTCCTGTGCAACCAGCAGGCGCCGCATGACTACGAAGTCTGCGCGGTCGACACCGGCAGCCGCCAGGTGCGCGAGCTGACCAGCCTCAACGGCGTGGAAGACTTCTCGCTGTCGCCGGATGGACAGCAGCTGCTGGTGCGTTACTCCGGCGCCTACCTGCCGCCGCAGCTGGCCGTGCTGCCCAGCGCCGGTGGCCAGACCCGCGTGCTGACCGACACCCGCACCGCCGACTACAAGGCGCGCCAGTGGATCCAGCCGAAGCTGGTGGCGGTGCCGTCCAAGCACGGTGCGGGCGTGGTCTGGGCCAAGTACTACGAGCCGGAAACCAAGGAGCCCGGCAAGAAGTACCCGATCGTGATGTTCGTGCACGGCGCCGGCTACCTGCAGAACGTGCACCAGCGCTACCCGGCCTACTTCCGCGAGCAGATGTTCCACAACCTGCTGGTGCAGAAGGGCTACATCGTGCTGGACATGGATTACCGCGGCAGCGAGGGCTACGGCCGCGACTGGCGCACGGCGATCTACCGCAACATGGGCCACCCGGAACTGGAAGACTACAAGGACGGCCTGGACTGGCTGGTCGACACCCAGCAGGGTGACCGCGACCACGCCGGCATCTACGGCGGTTCCTACGGCGGCTTCATGACCTTCATGGCGCTGTTCCGTGCACCGGGCACCTTCAAGGCCGGCGCCGCGCTGCGCCCGGTGGTGGACTGGCACAACTACAACCACGGCTACACCAGCAACATCCTCAACACCCCGGACATCGACCCGGAGGCGTACCGCGTGTCCTCGCCGATCGAGTACGCGCAGAACCTGCAGGACAACCTGCTGATCGCCCACGGCATGATGGATGACAACGTGTTCTTCCAGGATTCGGTGAACCTGACCCAGCGCCTGATCGAGCTGCACAAGGACAACTGGTCCATCGCACCGTACCCGCTGGAACGCCATGGCTACGTGCGTGCCGATTCGTGGCTGGACCAGTACAAGCGCATCCTCAAGCTGTTCGAGCAGAACCTGAAGTGA
- a CDS encoding low molecular weight protein tyrosine phosphatase family protein, which produces MTRNVLFLCSQNRLRSPTAEQVFAEWPGIETASAGLLADAEEVLSPELLQWADLVFVMEKAHRNRLSSRYKPWLKGKRVICLDIPDDYDYMDPVLVELLTRKVTPFLR; this is translated from the coding sequence ATGACCCGCAACGTGCTGTTCCTCTGCAGCCAGAACCGCCTGCGCAGCCCGACGGCCGAGCAGGTGTTCGCCGAATGGCCGGGCATCGAGACGGCCTCGGCCGGGCTGCTGGCCGACGCCGAGGAAGTGCTCAGCCCCGAGCTGCTGCAGTGGGCCGACCTGGTGTTCGTGATGGAAAAGGCCCACCGCAACCGGCTGTCCAGCCGTTACAAGCCGTGGCTGAAGGGCAAGCGGGTGATCTGCCTGGATATCCCCGACGACTACGACTACATGGACCCGGTGCTGGTGGAACTGCTCACGCGCAAAGTGACCCCGTTCCTGCGCTGA
- a CDS encoding DUF2782 domain-containing protein — protein MKTLMLASLLLLAGCASMGGAGAPPVDVKGADVSKRTMDNGDTIEEYRVSGQLRMVKVTPARGAPFYMYDKNGDGRFDNDKDGVSPVYWKLYSW, from the coding sequence ATGAAGACTCTGATGCTGGCCTCCCTGCTCCTGCTGGCCGGCTGCGCCAGCATGGGTGGCGCCGGGGCTCCCCCGGTGGACGTGAAGGGTGCCGATGTTTCCAAGCGCACCATGGACAACGGTGACACCATCGAGGAATACCGGGTGTCCGGCCAGCTGCGCATGGTCAAGGTGACCCCGGCGCGTGGCGCGCCGTTCTACATGTACGACAAGAACGGCGACGGCCGCTTCGACAACGACAAGGACGGCGTGTCGCCGGTGTACTGGAAGCTGTACAGCTGGTGA